A portion of the Vanessa atalanta chromosome 14, ilVanAtal1.2, whole genome shotgun sequence genome contains these proteins:
- the LOC125068664 gene encoding thyrotroph embryonic factor-like, protein MALWTPYADDAALDLSVKCKSESMSPIPTYTEFPSYPCLNTVQHSVEQYPYIGYVQPMYVPVAEASPASSCSGYMPQSMSPPMRTGMISPPDSPKSVNERKRPSYMMDVDSLSDDPDFQAFERDALRAMAEKNGGALLGNNPRMRRAVQTSQNADDSYRKQRERNNFAAKQSRDRRKLREIHLALKVTYLKNELSKLKGLLSTKTCMRCHQTCLC, encoded by the coding sequence ATGGCTCTCTGGACGCCGTACGCTGATGACGCAGCACTAGATCTATCAGTGAAGTGTAAATCGGAAAGTATGTCGCCGATACCAACATACACGGAGTTTCCATCATATCCGTGTTTGAACACAGTGCAACACAGTGTAGAACAGTACCCCTACATCGGATATGTCCAGCCTATGTACGTGCCCGTCGCTGAAGCATCGCCAGCGTCTTCGTGTTCTGGATACATGCCGCAATCGATGAGTCCTCCGATGAGGACAGGCATGATATCGCCACCAGACTCTCCCAAATCAGTGAACGAGAGAAAGCGCCCGAGTTACATGATGGACGTCGACTCATTATCGGATGATCCTGATTTTCAAGCTTTCGAAAGGGACGCCCTTAGAGCAATGGCTGAAAAGAACGGAGGAGCTTTACTCGGTAACAACCCGAGAATGCGTCGTGCCGTTCAAACCAGTCAAAACGCCGACGATTCCTATAGAAAACAAAGGGAAAGGAATAATTTTGCTGCAAAGCAGAGCCGCGATAGGAGGAAGCTTAGGGAGATCCATCTCGCTTTGAAAGTAACTTATTTGAAGAATGAATTATCTAAGCTCAAAGGCCTGCTGTCAACAAAAACATGTATGCGGTGTCACCAGACGTGCCTCTGCTAG
- the LOC125068668 gene encoding 40S ribosomal protein S12, mitochondrial: MNLLRKGMSLLSIGLRTQCPAYSATPTQALIRRAAPITDFLAGSNIQATSVLSRTMASLAQMHKTGPHIKKRKSRNPLNGNPFAKGVILKTLIRKPKKPNSANRKCVLVRLSSGREMIAYVPGIGHNLQEHNIVLVRVGRVKDCPGVKLKCVRGKFDLPHVIKQKV, from the exons ATGAATTTACTAAGAAAAGGAATGTCGCTGCTATCTATTGGATTAAGAACACAATGCCCTGCTTATAGTG CTACACCCACGCAAGCTCTAATCCGTCGAGCTGCACCTATAACAGACTTCCTCGCTGGCTCAAATATCCAAGCGACATCGGTGCTATCGAGAACGATGGCTTCACTCGCACAGATGCACAAAACGGGTCCTCATATCAAAAAGCGAAAATCTAGAAACCCGCTCAATGGAAATCCATTCGCCAAG GGTGTAATACTGAAAACCTTGATCAGAAAACCCAAGAAGCCAAACTCCGCTAACCGTAAATGCGTGCTCGTGCGTCTCTCCAGCGGACGCGAGATGATCGCGTACGTGCCCGGCATCGGACACAACCTGCAGGAACACAACATCGTCCTCGTCAGGGTCGGCAG agttaAAGATTGTCCCGGTGTGAAGCTAAAATGCGTCCGGGGAAAATTCGACTTGCCGCACGTCATCAAGCAGAAAGTGTAG